Genomic window (Ananas comosus cultivar F153 linkage group 1, ASM154086v1, whole genome shotgun sequence):
ttaataaaattagatCTTGATAGTTTTGCTGACTAAAATATTACTTCTCTTACTTCATCACGAAATCAAAAAAATCGATTAAACTGCACAATAAAGTAACACAAGTTCAAGTTATTTCTActtttagcaaaaaaataaatatgcatTGAATGTTTGAAggcaatattttaaaaacttaccTTATAACAAAcatattgtattttatttacttaaatCTTGTTATCAGGTTAAAGATTTGGGAAGGTGGTATAAAAATATGTtgtttgatatatataaaaagttttaGAGTGAAAAGGATCTATAAAATTAGATAGAAAAGATTAAGAATCAACAAAAAAACTCAATTAATATTCAGAAGATGATCATGCACATTTAATTTAGATTacaatttttagaaaattatatttattagttTAAGCTTAATTTGTCTATTAAGTATATTTGTTATAATAGTGGAATTTGAATGAGGCTAAATAATTTAAGTTGAATTTGTGATAAAAtagcataaaaattaaaaaaagaacattGTAAAGTTGATAAAGTCATATAGCAACAACAAACAACTAATAatatggcaaaataaaaataacataatttcaataaaatatttaatatgacAACATGTAATTAATTCCAATAAATCGCTACACTAGAAGCCGACATACAAACAAAGAAAACAGAGCGTTCGTCTGCGACCATCATAGTAGTTACCATAAATCTGGGAGGAGTAACAAAATTGTGCGCATATTTTGCAAGTAAACAGCGGAAAATTGATTCGATTTAACATATGATAGTCAATTGCTGTTCGAAAATACACGCAGGGCTTTTGTTTTATCTTTTAACACGTGTTTACTTTAAACACTACattctataaaataataaagcaaagaaaatatttaaaaaaataatcataactAAACGCAAAAtcataaatacaaaattacaaaaccaaAGAAGTCAATTATAATAAAGACCTAAAACTaaagacaatatatatataatatatataatatatataattatactatttactCCATTTCATAGATATTAGAATTTTAGGGtgattttcattattttaaagttaatatatcatattttaaaattggaaaAGAGTATACAACCTACAAATAAAAATctgattcaattaaaaaaaaataaaaagtagggATGAGCCGGTTCAATAAAAAATCGGTTTCGacacaaaatatataacaaaactATGTCGATTtagttcaaaaaaataaatagaaagaagaaaggttcaaaatagaataattgaaagaagagaaaaaaaaaattgaattcaaagAATATACATAACAAAATAGACCAGTTcggattcaaaaaattaaaaaaaataaaatatgtaaaaaaaaacttgttggtttggttcaaagaagaatataattgaaagaaaagaaaaaaaaattagaaaaatactaAACTAAGGAAGAAGTGTCACGTCATCTTACACATTGGGGATTAATAATGACTCATATCAGGTTCACATATGACCCAACCATACTAAGCCCATTTGACCCTAAcacatacacacatatataggtATGACTTACATCAAAGTGACTAACACAAATCATGCAAACCTACGTGCATGGGCCATTACTTTAACAGTTAAAAACACCAGACACCATTTCTCGATTCTAGTGGGATGCTGGCCCTGGAGAGATAGACGGCGGGGCCGGCGGCGgcatcggcgtcggcgtcgacgGGTCGGAGGAATCGTTTGCTGGATCGCAGTAGCCGCGCAGTATGTCTCCTTCTTGAGCCGTGAAGCCAAGGGACGCCAGCAAGACGTCGGTGGCCTAGCAGTGATGCTCGATGACGCGAATGGCCCGGCAGCAGCTCGGGCCCAGGTACATTTTGCCgttgaggaagaagaggatcaCCTCCCCCGTGCACGATCGGAGCTCCACCAGCGAGTCCCAGCACTGCTTCATGCCGTTCGACTGTAGGCGGGCCGAAAGGCCGATCGGGCTGACGGGCCGAGCCTCCGACGACGTCAGAGCGGGCACGGTTGCGAGGGAGGACGCTGCGAGCAAAATGAAAATAGATTGTTTGAAGAGAGAAGCCATGAGAAACTTCAGTAGAGACACTTGTGAGTAATCATATGAATAGATAGATGTTCacaaaaatattcatatttatagaGGTGAAATCGATCAATAAATATGAATAGGAAAATGAAAAGTGAAAGgccatgcatgcatatataacatcttaattaattattaagaaaTGTGGAGGGTTTTTAATTAGCTATTGGAAAATTTTGGGTCATATGTGGACTCAAGCCCAATTAAGATTTGGATAGAGCCAGGTTAATTTTGTTGATTGGTTGTTGGATTTGGGTCAAGTTAAAACCAGCAATAAGCCCTAACCTAGTGTTTGACTCCtgaaaaagcatgaaaaatattattttaaaaaaatttatttgtttattttttcatgaaaaacacagttctccataattttttatttctctgataaaaaatttagaaaagtaaagtactattttttatgaaatttgaaacgaatgaaaattattttttcagttagaaaactattttcacaaataatttatagaaaaaaactaAACACCTCCTAAGAGATTTAGTATTAATTATGAGGTACATATATATGAATAGTTAGATTAATGGAGAATAACTTGAGAAGTAGAAGAACCATTAGAAACGGTAACATTATTCTTTGTCACAATTATTACATTAAGGATTAGTAACATATCAATCACTAATGAGCATGCTCTATAattgaataaaagaaaaaaaaatagaaaaggtcCGTAAACTAAGGAGGAAGCTGCCACGTCATCTTACCACATTGGAGATTATAAGTtgtatagatattatatatagagatcCGGCTACTATATCTTATCGAGTTATAGAGGCCTTTTTAGCCATAAATTTTTTAGAACCGTTTGATCAACCCTTAATCATTTTCACAGAACCGTTagatatactattcaaccaatacaCCCACCCAACGCCAGCTGGCCCActactatcaacctaaccgtaaccacttcATCCTAAAAACCCGGCACATTTTTCATCTAAAAGTCGCAAGGAATTATGAGTTACAACATGGGCTCtgatactcatatgagtataagTAAGCCACcgacctatatatataaatatatatatactaatataatatataaatacataatatatatagattgagctagaatactatcagtagtaaaacGACCGTTTACAACCGATTTTTTTTCGAGATAAACTTCCAAATTgtacgatcggctccgttgaactatgatctataccacttgagaAGTGTTTAGGaaaacaaatttcaaatcttttcagaCAGATCATTTGCCTAATGCATCAAAGGGGTTAAATTTgctaattttaatggtcgataagagcgttttctcgtttaaacAGCGTAATATACTCAgaatcaatttgaatttttgttagaaaatgcTGTTAAACACTATTTAAAACAAGCTAtaactcttgatcttgattaacTCCTATCAATacacattttttaaagagtatcattttcagccattcattttttctgTTCAACTTATGcgaataaagaacaaaaacaaTAATCGAAAGTGCGCtggaaattttgatttctaggtagtttaaatggtttagatctatttaacggagcgatcgatcAATTGGAAGCTCTTATCATTCGAAACACAAATCGGCCATTAAAACGGCatcagtttactaccgatagtattctacctcaactactatataatatatattatatatatatatatatatatatatatatatatatatatatgttggttaTTTATTATTGACTAAAATAGGTTTAATTTTCTGCCCTGTAATAATAGCCTCGGAAGATTAATAAGTGCGTTGGGTTGAGtctaatattaaattaaagggttatttgcatacacgtccctgcaaacatagtgaattgcagaaatatccctgcaaaacggaaattccataagttgtccctgcaaaacaGAAATTCCATAAattgttcctgcaaaagtcctaaattatgcagatatgtccctctggttgaaatctgttaggaaaatgttaattttttaacagttttcttgtgaaatgacttttttaccctcacaaatatatccctccaaaatatttctctttcccttccctttctctccctctttgggCCACCAGAGTGGAcgacggcagcggcggcgcgggattgggttcgccggcgacgaagaaaagggaagagaaagcaggagaggaagaaggagaggaagagagagaagaagagggaagaggaagaggaagagggagaggatttgctttcaccgccgccgccgcatctcctccctcgccggtgacgaagaagagggaagaggaagagggagaggaagaagaaaggcgaaaaggaagagggaagagggagagggttcgtcGCCGCCATTGCcgccgcatcttctccctcgccggcgacgaagaaaacagaagaggaagaagaaaatgaagaagaaggggaaagaggaagagggagaagaagagggaagaggaagaggaagagggagaggatttgctttcaccgccgccgccgcatctcctccctcgccggtgacgaagaagagggaagaggaagagggagaggaagaagaaaggcgaaaaggaagagggaagagggagagggttcgtcGCCGCCATTGCcgccgcatcttctccctcgccggcgacgaagaaaacagaagaggaagaagaaaatgaagaagaaggggaaagaggaagagggagaggaagagagaagaggaagaggaagagggagagggttcgccgccgctgTCGCCGCCGATGCCGCTGTCGCCGTTGCCgctgtcgccgtcgccgccgttgccgctgtcgccgtcgccgccatcgccggcgaggaagaagatggaagaggaagagaaagaagaggaagaagggtaaaaccGTCAATTTacgttattaattaaccatggttaagtttttaactgtggttaacgaaatttttttaacagaccTTAAtggtagggacatatctgcataacttaagacttttgcagggacaacttacggaattttcgttttgcagggatatttctgcaattcactatatttgcagggacgtgtatgcaaataaccctaaattaaaatattgcgGCGGTCGAAGCCGTCTCTATATACTGCCTCTACGCTCCCCCGGCGGTCGCTCCAACCGGGGCATTGTCTACGCCGGCGGTCTAGAGACAGTTGCAGAAACCGGCTCTATGTAAAGGTGATTTAAACCGCCTTTACGATCGCTAAAAGTCGCCTCTACATGTGCCTTTTCCTGTagtgttacttaccaaattagacaCTATCTAATTTGagaagtaataaaattaaataaggaaataaaaatttattggaAACTATTAACTTTGTACTTggttagcattttttttttccaacattGTCCCTATAATTGATCTTATTTAATAACCTGTTGAATAAGTTACTAATGTCTAGAGCCGAACATATCCTTCAAAATTAAatggttaaatttaaataagctGGCGTATTGAAGTATTTCTCTAATTAATTATGGGGCTTCTATATAGCCTCATTGTGCAAATTAATATATAGGCTCACTAATTTTTCAAACTCCTTTAGTTCAGCTTAGATAAAAGGCACACTAATAAATTACTCTGTGTAGAGTATATTCTGATCGTGCATCTTATACGTAAAAATCTAACTAATCTGATTGTAATTTTAGACGAGCTATAAGGAGTTCTATCCTATTAATCCACTTTCGCACTTCCAAAAGTCTCTCGATCTGATTCCCTGCGATAACAGACGCCATTTTCAGCTGATGGCTCAAGATCGAAGGTCGACAGCaataatgaaacaaaaaaagaaaaaaagtgagatAAATGATTGGATTGGATCCttcataaaataatttgttagtACATTCTTTACCTGAGCCAAACTCGAATCACAAGATAGAATCAAGCTATATATGTGCTCCAAAGTtagaaaacacacacacacacacacacacacacacacacacacacacacacatatatatatatatatatatatatataagcaggAGGAACCCTATTTGAGCAAGTAGAACATACACGGATAGAGGAGCGCAAAGGAGCGGGCACACCCTTTTTGCTCATATCAACACAGAGTTGAGTTCCAGAGATTTACAGAGGAAAAAACTTTGTTAGCCACTACCCCACTTCCCACTTCTCGATCATCAAAAATTCTAGAGTTTCTTTCTTTCCAAATTTCCCAACAAGTCGCCGCGAAGCAGAGGTTGAAGATAATTTTATCTTGTCCCGATTGCGATTTCCTAGCTCGATTCCATCTGGCCGAAAGATCTCCAGGTTGATTTAGCAGAGAGTGCTTAGTGTTCGGTAAGCCATGTAGTAGATTAGTCCAAAGGTTCACTGTGAACGAGCATTCAAACAGTTAGTGTTCTAGCTTTTCTTCACTTTTGCAACATAAAACACAAATCGGCGGTCCCTGCCAGCCACACTTGGGCAAAATCTCCGCCGTTAGACATAACTTCTAAACCTATTTTTAGTACGAGAAGCTAAATTCAGATTGCCATTCGACAAAACGTAAGGTATTAACTTAAATGATTCTAACAAATGCAGGAAGCTTGACTGATCGTTTGCATCGAAAACTCGAATCTCGCGTTTCAAGCATCAGCTTCCAGCTGCATGCATTTCTGTAACTTGGAGATACTGCAAAAttttgacccaaaaaaaaaaatttttaactcaACTTTCCGTAGACCCAAACAGCATTTTTACATGATTAATTTGAGCTTCAAATAGGGTGGGCATTGTCATACATgcaaaattattgaaaaaaaaaaagcaaaaatgaaACTGATGCAAACCTATTACGGTTGGCCAAACCCTAAGCTTCCatgcaaattatttttagacaaatatataaaatttgaaatatgtatAAACTTTTAATCCGAActtcctaatttgattcgaccaCCCCGCGCACACGAACACGGCCCGACTCGCGTTTTGAGCGGGATGATGATCGAATcgtctccttctcctcctcttcgaCCCGTCTCAGGTTCGCTctcctccaaaccctaaccctaaccccaacCCTAATTTCGCAATTTCAATTatcctgcatttttttttatttctactcAGATCAGAATCTCCATCCTCGTAGATccaattttattcaaattcccttttttttttggattttttttttcgaggcATGTCGTGGGGATTTAAAACCTATCGGCTTCGCCTGCtcttaaatctaattattacgTTATAATTATTACGAAAATTTGAGAACTTCTCTAGCTATTTACttcattttagggtttttgcTGTATGTTAGTGTTTAATATTGTGCAGTTGTGTGAGAATTTTGGGAGAAATTGAATTATTCCTTTTTACGTAATGGAGAATAGGTCATTTCCATCGCCGAGAAGCTTATCTTTTTGTGTAATTTAAGAAGGGAAATTATCTCTGTCTAAATTGTTCTACGCAGTGTTCATTTTGGTTTCGTTGTACATTTTGATTAAAAGTGAGGTTTTAATGTAATTTGAggtttaaaatttgtattttgtatattaaaCAACATGGTATAGTTTTACAAACGTTGTATTATGGGTCAGAAAACTTCCGCTAAATGGTAAGTTTTAAGTTTGCAACAAATTGTGGTTCTTCGAAATGTTTAATGTTTCACAAGGTGGTTTTGTTCACATTGCTTAATATAAATTTGAGGTTTTGATATAATTTGAGgtttaaaattgtattttgtGTATTAAATTAACATGATATACATTGCATGTTTTGgaaaattactatttatgtTTACAAAAAATGTATCCTCTGTCGGAAAACTTCCCCCTGTAAGGCTATTTTGTCGTCATAATCTCTGATTGGGTTTGCAATAAATTGTCGTTCTTCGAAATGTTTATTGTTTTGGAAGGTGGTTTTGTTCACATTGTGGTTCTTTAAGCTTGTGATTCATTGTTAGGTACTCTTGAATTGTTCTTTAAGGATTATCTGCGATGTGACAATCCAATGTACTTTGTTATACAACTAGTGTGGCCAAATTATTTTCTGAGAATTGCCCCTGTAAAGTAGATTTAACGCAAAGTCTCTTTTTCAAGGTATTGCTTCACAAATATAGGGCTGTAAATGTCGCCTATTAAAAAGCGGTTATCTCAGCTCCTGGATATTGTGTGTTGTTGTACCATTATCCTTTTGATTAGATGAGATGCATATTTCATTAGCTGTATATGTTTTTCAGCTGCATATGATTTAAGTAATCCATGTCGATCTTCGATATATTTTTGATTAGGTAGTCTAGTTTTGATGCATGTGAGTTACACGTTTCTTGCTTTAAAGTAATTACCGTTCATTCTTTGGGGTTTGTCTTTCAGGGTGTCTCGAATGAAGGAAGAAatgtaatctctctctctctctctctctctctctctctctctctctccccccttttTTTCGTAATGGTAGTTGTTTAACCCTTTTTTCCGTAATGGTAGTTGTTTACATAATTGCCTCTAATCAGCCGAATGAAAATGAGCCCACTACAAATGGAGTTATCGGATGCATATGGAAGAAGAATAAAGGCAACATGGGATGCTGTATCGACCAGGGTTTTTTGTGATATATGTGTTGAGGAAGTCATTGCTGGTAATCGGCCTAACACCCATTTTAACAAAACCGGATGGGTAAACGTGGTCGGCAAGTTTCAGGAAAGGGCAAAAAGAAATTATGACTACAAGCAACTGAAAAATAAGTGGGATTCACTTAAAAGGGATTGGGTGTTATGGAAGCTGCTTGTCAGGAACGAAAAAAGAGTTGAATGGGATTACGAGAGAGGTACTATCGACGCTAATATGGAATGGTGTGATGAGAAATTAAAGGTTAGTTACCATTTTACCACTGAGGCATTAGTTTTTAGTACGCCTATTGTCTACGTAGTAGTTTAATCGGATCCCAACTATTGTAGGTTTTCCCCGATGCTGCAAAGTTTCGTGGAGGAGATTTGGAGAATATGAAACAATTGGATATCATGTTCTCGAATGCGCTACCTTCGGGTGAGACGACGATGACACCTGCTTTTAATACCATGCTACCTGCGCCAATTGTTGATGAATCAAATGAAGATCAGATAGAAGGTAGCAGCGATTCGGTGGATGACGTTGATTTTGCGAACATCAATGCGGACAATGTAACAATTGCCTCTTACGTCACCCCTATCCGGGAATTTCCTGGAGAAGGACGTGTCAAGCGGAAGAAGAGAACGTTCGACGTTCGGGAAGAGGCGAACGAGAAAAGGGGTCGCAGAAGAAAAGCGAAGCTTGGAAATGCTGTCTACATGCATAAAGAATTGGAGCGCATCCGCAATGCTGTCGAGAGTTATAACTCGCAAGCGACTTGCTCGGTTACATCAAGGAAGACCGATTACCCCGGATGTGGCATCATGGAGTGTATGGGATTGCTAGAGACAATTCCCGAGGTGGAGATCGGTGGCGAGTTATACATGCTGGGCACCCGTTTGTTCATAAAACGCGACTATAGAGAAATGTTTGTTGCTCTGAAGAGACCGGATGTGCAGCTCTTATGGCTCAAGCAGGAGCTCGAGACGGAGGCGAGGAGTCGCTAGGATTGACTTAATCATGTTTCATGTTGTTTTCTAGTTTGGCTAACATCAAAGGTGC
Coding sequences:
- the LOC109718257 gene encoding L10-interacting MYB domain-containing protein-like isoform X2, whose product is MKEEIRMKMSPLQMELSDAYGRRIKATWDAVSTRVFCDICVEEVIAGNRPNTHFNKTGWVNVVGKFQERAKRNYDYKQLKNKWDSLKRDWVLWKLLVRNEKRVEWDYERGTIDANMEWCDEKLKVFPDAAKFRGGDLENMKQLDIMFSNALPSGETTMTPAFNTMLPAPIVDESNEDQIEGSSDSVDDVDFANINADNVTIASYVTPIREFPGEGRVKRKKRTFDVREEANEKRGRRRKAKLGNAVYMHKELERIRNAVESYNSQATCSVTSRKTDYPGCGIMECMGLLETIPEVEIGGELYMLGTRLFIKRDYREMFVALKRPDVQLLWLKQELETEARSR
- the LOC109718257 gene encoding L10-interacting MYB domain-containing protein-like isoform X3, with product MKMSPLQMELSDAYGRRIKATWDAVSTRVFCDICVEEVIAGNRPNTHFNKTGWVNVVGKFQERAKRNYDYKQLKNKWDSLKRDWVLWKLLVRNEKRVEWDYERGTIDANMEWCDEKLKVFPDAAKFRGGDLENMKQLDIMFSNALPSGETTMTPAFNTMLPAPIVDESNEDQIEGSSDSVDDVDFANINADNVTIASYVTPIREFPGEGRVKRKKRTFDVREEANEKRGRRRKAKLGNAVYMHKELERIRNAVESYNSQATCSVTSRKTDYPGCGIMECMGLLETIPEVEIGGELYMLGTRLFIKRDYREMFVALKRPDVQLLWLKQELETEARSR
- the LOC109718257 gene encoding L10-interacting MYB domain-containing protein-like isoform X1; translated protein: MELSDAYGRRIKATWDAVSTRVFCDICVEEVIAGNRPNTHFNKTGWVNVVGKFQERAKRNYDYKQLKNKWDSLKRDWVLWKLLVRNEKRVEWDYERGTIDANMEWCDEKLKVFPDAAKFRGGDLENMKQLDIMFSNALPSGETTMTPAFNTMLPAPIVDESNEDQIEGSSDSVDDVDFANINADNVTIASYVTPIREFPGEGRVKRKKRTFDVREEANEKRGRRRKAKLGNAVYMHKELERIRNAVESYNSQATCSVTSRKTDYPGCGIMECMGLLETIPEVEIGGELYMLGTRLFIKRDYREMFVALKRPDVQLLWLKQELETEARSR